A part of Pirellulales bacterium genomic DNA contains:
- a CDS encoding glycosyltransferase family 4 protein: protein MKIGLVIENFDASRGGAEQWTSQYARWLVRAGHEVHVVAGGFGKSSAISGIVAHRVEGPRSRTDFAFAAERLLDSLALDVTHDMGSGWQCDIFQPHGGSRTAAFEHNLLLLPGWLRPFKRHAAQCLPRYREFQRLLMAQYMDEQRVFVALSRRVARDFERHHGVRRSQIRIVYNGVDVERFSPDHRPRYRQVVRDELGLTDRETLLLIVAHNFRLKGVPALMAAVKRLRGERLPVKLAVVGGKRHFAGNNVVADDSGVLFVGPAADTVPYYAAADVYVQPTFYDPCSLVVLEALASGLPVVTSRYNGAGELLTPGVEGQLLDDPADLDELVDCLRPLMDPSVRSAMSVAARDLALRHTFDRNCRELLAIYHEVAAQRKRLAA, encoded by the coding sequence ATGAAGATCGGCCTGGTGATCGAAAACTTCGACGCCTCACGCGGCGGCGCCGAACAATGGACCAGCCAATATGCCCGATGGCTGGTCAGAGCAGGTCACGAGGTCCACGTCGTCGCCGGCGGCTTCGGAAAGTCGTCGGCCATCAGCGGCATCGTCGCCCATCGCGTCGAGGGGCCTCGATCGCGCACCGATTTTGCTTTTGCCGCCGAACGTCTGCTCGACTCGCTGGCGCTCGACGTGACGCACGACATGGGATCCGGTTGGCAGTGCGACATTTTCCAACCGCACGGCGGCTCGCGCACGGCCGCCTTCGAGCACAACCTGTTGCTGCTGCCGGGCTGGTTGCGTCCCTTCAAGCGGCACGCGGCCCAATGCTTGCCGCGTTACCGCGAGTTTCAGCGGCTGCTGATGGCCCAGTATATGGACGAGCAGCGGGTTTTCGTGGCCCTCTCGCGGCGCGTGGCCCGCGACTTCGAACGCCACCACGGCGTGCGCCGCAGCCAGATTCGCATCGTTTATAACGGCGTCGATGTGGAGCGTTTTTCGCCCGATCACCGGCCCCGCTATCGACAGGTCGTCCGCGACGAGCTGGGCCTGACCGACCGTGAGACGCTGCTCTTGATTGTGGCCCACAACTTTCGGCTCAAAGGCGTGCCGGCGCTCATGGCGGCGGTCAAGCGGCTGCGGGGCGAACGGCTGCCGGTGAAGCTGGCGGTGGTGGGCGGCAAGCGGCACTTCGCGGGCAATAACGTCGTGGCTGACGACAGCGGAGTGCTGTTTGTCGGACCGGCCGCGGACACGGTGCCCTACTATGCGGCGGCCGACGTCTATGTGCAGCCGACGTTTTACGACCCTTGTAGTTTGGTGGTGCTGGAAGCTTTGGCCAGCGGTTTGCCGGTGGTGACGAGCCGTTATAACGGCGCCGGCGAACTGCTGACGCCCGGCGTCGAAGGGCAGCTTCTCGACGATCCGGCCGACCTGGATGAGCTGGTTGATTGCCTGCGGCCACTCATGGACCCTTCGGTCCGCTCTGCGATGTCCGTCGCCGCGCGCGATCTCGCCCTGCGTCACACGTTCGACCGCAACTGCCGCGAGTTATTGGCGATCTATCACGAGGTGGCCGCCCAGCGAAAAAGGCTGGCCGCGTAG
- a CDS encoding lipopolysaccharide kinase InaA family protein, whose product MKKNSRHRFDAAHPRKKSSIGLRRLADGQIWVDQAYEAELDEVGLATFDAVMRSRTGRLLRTLPDRENWRLELGEAERQRVFYLKKHRGGSLLERVRLWFGPRRARTPGRTEAENVAALKRAGIESMRVVAFGERMARGVSESFFMTEELRGFAPLDDFVRWHFVPAAERTRFDGKLRGLALAVADVARRFHAAGFNHRDFYCCHLFIQELPDRDFAIRLIDLQRVEQRRWFRRRWIVKDLAQLAYSAPRERITRSLRMAFIKRYLGIAKLGAAEKRLIRRILRRQRAMERRLGARR is encoded by the coding sequence GTGAAAAAGAACTCCCGCCACCGCTTTGACGCCGCCCATCCGCGAAAGAAGTCAAGCATCGGGCTGCGCCGCTTGGCCGACGGCCAGATCTGGGTCGATCAGGCCTATGAGGCGGAGCTCGACGAGGTCGGCCTGGCCACCTTCGATGCCGTCATGCGCAGCCGCACGGGTCGATTGCTGCGGACCTTGCCCGACCGCGAAAACTGGCGGCTCGAGCTGGGAGAAGCCGAACGGCAACGAGTGTTCTATTTGAAAAAGCACCGCGGCGGCTCGCTCTTGGAACGTGTCCGCTTGTGGTTCGGCCCGCGACGCGCTCGCACGCCGGGACGGACCGAGGCCGAGAATGTGGCCGCCCTGAAGCGGGCCGGCATCGAGAGCATGCGGGTCGTGGCCTTCGGCGAACGCATGGCCCGCGGCGTCAGCGAATCGTTTTTCATGACCGAGGAGCTGCGCGGGTTCGCTCCGCTCGACGACTTTGTGCGTTGGCATTTTGTGCCGGCCGCCGAACGGACCCGCTTCGACGGCAAGCTGCGGGGCCTCGCGCTGGCCGTGGCCGACGTGGCCCGCCGCTTCCATGCGGCGGGTTTCAACCATCGCGACTTCTACTGCTGCCACCTGTTCATCCAGGAATTGCCCGATCGCGATTTCGCCATCCGGCTCATCGACCTGCAGCGCGTCGAGCAGCGGCGCTGGTTCCGCCGCCGCTGGATCGTCAAAGACCTGGCCCAGCTTGCTTACTCCGCGCCGCGCGAGCGGATCACGCGCAGCCTGCGGATGGCGTTCATCAAACGCTACCTGGGCATCGCGAAATTGGGAGCGGCCGAAAAACGCCTCATCCGCCGGATCCTTCGCCGGCAGCGGGCCATGGAGCGGCGATTGGGAGCGCGTCGATGA
- a CDS encoding antitoxin family protein: MTIRAIYENGVLRPTEPIRFPEGTVVDLQVIGEAVDVRALVPPGTDEGLIRLYEILGRRFDSGQQDTAERHNEHQP, encoded by the coding sequence ATGACCATTCGAGCAATCTATGAAAACGGTGTCTTACGACCGACGGAACCAATTCGGTTCCCAGAGGGAACGGTCGTGGACCTTCAAGTCATCGGAGAAGCGGTGGATGTTCGCGCTCTTGTTCCGCCCGGCACGGATGAAGGCCTCATCCGTCTCTATGAAATCCTCGGACGCCGATTTGACAGTGGCCAGCAGGACACCGCCGAACGCCACAACGAGCATCAACCGTGA
- a CDS encoding helicase-related protein, with translation MPIPFVIDNQQHRMADALNELLAQSAGKPLDVATAYFAISGYRMVKDGLHHVGAFRLLLGAEPQSGSDIGLRPNADALKKRLQGDLEAEPFNEATIRLVEELIGFLRADKVEVRLYDEGFLHAKAYLFHQDNVGTHNRGDRLRPFAAIVGSSNFTGPGLASNKELNLVHRVILPTEEAVDREAARRVEWLREEGDVEITATRPHPNPLPEGEGITDKARRFIKSEVGAGAITDLTRWFERQWADSTDFKDALIELLDASKFGTKEYSPYEVYAKALYEYFKEELGQNAPELGRSAVDLAEFQEDAAKKARRILHRCDGVLIADSVGLGKTWIGKKLLEDFAYHRRQKAVVVCPASLREMWQRELASATIAAQVVGMEELGRDTFDPSPYGDADVLLIDESHNFRNDKANRYLALDTLIQLNGGRGRDGEHKKVILISATPINNDLYDLANQVRLFTQSRPDHFREAGIGDLNAYFRRARRMVRQDDVPAGVVLFNLLEEVMVRNTRPYIRAAYPNATVKGKPVAFPNRRLHTVSYDLGATYGGLYDEIVAAIDSLSLAPYTLEAYKKKSAVTDEEQHKFEAGREEGLVGIFKTRFLKRLESSIEAFRLSLRRALIFEETYKDYLLDRRVVSSKDFQKAIRFLARDDEDELAAGSIADELDAVAEARAYIESLPTVDLNQYELRKLSHDVEADVKLLKGLYERTEALAAKDGKLARLKELLAGDLKGKKVLIFSTFKDTTRHLQRRLTDDASWLRSAGNPHIRRIDSGNHPEERGNIIAQFAPVASGKNPHPNPLPEGEGKLTASGGIDILISTDVLSEGQNLQDCGILINYDLTWNPIRLVQRNGRIDRIGSPHAEIGIYNLFPEDELEALLHLVERLTDRISTIDDLGLLDGSVLGEVVHPRTFNTIRRIRAEDGAVLDEEEARAELAGPELLLKQLKDLLNRGGADALTTLPNGIHSGLRREKCHGMFFYFQAPRAGEGKRHFWRYIDAHTHEIMENRYEIAQLVSCLADEPRYVGDQDVFVLQDKVIGHILAADREAEAKAAAPVAVDPIQQTVSEEIKDAIRRRTVDREQAKTCINFLGQPMGRALHVKLKAAYDGWKASGDDAMLVQAVAALADQFGKQKPTDAATKRLRREDLNLICFEYVSA, from the coding sequence ATGCCGATTCCCTTCGTTATCGACAACCAGCAGCACCGCATGGCGGATGCGCTGAACGAACTACTGGCCCAGAGCGCCGGCAAGCCGCTCGACGTCGCCACGGCGTACTTTGCCATTTCCGGCTATCGAATGGTGAAAGATGGGTTGCATCACGTCGGGGCATTTCGGCTATTGCTGGGCGCAGAGCCGCAATCGGGCAGCGACATTGGATTGAGGCCCAACGCCGATGCCTTAAAGAAGCGGCTCCAAGGCGACCTTGAAGCGGAGCCCTTCAACGAGGCCACGATCAGGCTCGTTGAGGAATTGATTGGCTTCCTGCGGGCCGATAAGGTAGAAGTCCGGCTCTATGACGAAGGCTTCCTGCACGCCAAAGCGTACCTGTTTCATCAAGACAACGTCGGGACACACAATCGGGGTGATCGCCTTCGCCCGTTCGCGGCGATCGTCGGCTCAAGCAACTTCACCGGGCCAGGGCTGGCCAGCAACAAGGAATTGAACCTTGTCCACCGCGTCATCTTGCCGACAGAAGAGGCCGTGGACCGCGAGGCGGCGCGGAGGGTGGAGTGGCTAAGGGAGGAGGGCGACGTCGAGATCACTGCAACACGCCCTCACCCTAACCCTCTCCCGGAGGGAGAGGGAATTACGGACAAGGCTAGGCGCTTCATCAAGAGCGAGGTCGGCGCCGGGGCAATCACCGACCTGACGAGATGGTTCGAGCGCCAGTGGGCCGACTCGACGGATTTCAAGGATGCCCTGATCGAACTGCTCGATGCCAGTAAGTTCGGCACCAAGGAATACTCGCCTTACGAGGTCTACGCCAAGGCGCTCTACGAATACTTCAAGGAAGAACTTGGCCAAAACGCGCCTGAGTTGGGGCGCAGCGCCGTCGATCTTGCTGAATTTCAGGAGGATGCCGCCAAGAAGGCCCGCCGCATCCTGCATCGCTGCGACGGCGTGCTCATCGCCGATTCGGTCGGGCTGGGCAAAACGTGGATTGGCAAAAAGCTGCTCGAAGACTTCGCCTATCATCGCCGCCAGAAGGCTGTCGTCGTGTGCCCGGCCTCGCTGCGGGAGATGTGGCAACGGGAACTGGCGAGCGCCACGATCGCCGCCCAGGTCGTGGGCATGGAGGAACTGGGCCGCGACACGTTCGATCCGTCGCCCTACGGAGACGCCGACGTGCTGCTCATCGACGAGTCGCACAACTTCCGCAACGACAAGGCCAACCGCTATCTGGCGCTCGACACGCTGATCCAGCTCAATGGCGGGCGTGGCCGCGACGGCGAGCACAAGAAGGTGATTCTCATTTCAGCGACGCCGATCAACAACGACCTTTACGACCTGGCCAACCAGGTGCGGCTGTTCACGCAAAGCCGGCCGGACCATTTCCGCGAGGCCGGTATTGGCGATCTCAACGCCTACTTCCGCCGCGCCCGCCGCATGGTGCGGCAGGATGACGTGCCCGCCGGCGTGGTGCTGTTCAATCTGCTGGAAGAGGTCATGGTCCGCAACACGCGGCCCTACATCCGCGCGGCCTATCCCAACGCCACGGTCAAGGGAAAGCCCGTCGCCTTCCCGAACCGGCGGTTGCACACGGTCAGTTACGACTTGGGCGCGACGTATGGCGGGCTGTACGACGAGATTGTTGCCGCCATCGACTCGCTTTCATTGGCACCGTACACGCTGGAGGCATACAAGAAGAAGTCGGCCGTGACCGATGAGGAACAGCACAAGTTTGAAGCGGGCCGCGAAGAAGGGCTTGTCGGCATCTTCAAGACCCGCTTCCTCAAGCGATTGGAATCGAGCATCGAGGCATTCCGGCTGAGCCTGCGTCGGGCGTTGATCTTCGAGGAGACCTACAAGGATTACCTACTCGACCGGCGCGTCGTGTCGTCGAAGGATTTTCAGAAGGCGATCAGGTTCCTTGCCCGTGACGATGAAGACGAACTGGCCGCCGGGAGCATCGCCGACGAGCTGGACGCGGTGGCCGAGGCACGCGCATACATCGAGAGCCTGCCCACGGTCGATCTTAACCAGTACGAATTGCGGAAGCTCAGCCACGACGTCGAAGCCGACGTCAAGCTGCTAAAGGGCCTCTACGAGCGCACGGAGGCCCTGGCGGCGAAAGATGGCAAGCTCGCGCGGCTCAAGGAGCTGCTCGCCGGCGACCTGAAGGGGAAGAAAGTGCTGATCTTCAGCACGTTCAAAGACACCACGCGCCACCTGCAGCGGCGGCTTACCGATGACGCGAGCTGGTTGCGGTCGGCCGGCAATCCGCACATCCGCCGCATCGACAGCGGGAATCACCCCGAAGAGCGCGGCAACATCATCGCCCAATTCGCCCCGGTGGCCAGCGGCAAGAACCCTCACCCCAACCCTCTCCCGGAGGGCGAAGGCAAATTGACGGCCAGCGGCGGGATCGACATCCTCATCAGCACCGACGTTCTCTCCGAAGGGCAAAACCTTCAAGACTGCGGCATCCTCATCAACTACGATCTGACGTGGAATCCGATTCGCCTTGTGCAGCGTAACGGCCGCATCGACCGCATCGGCAGCCCACACGCGGAAATCGGCATCTACAACCTCTTCCCCGAAGACGAACTGGAAGCACTGCTGCACTTGGTCGAGCGGCTCACCGACCGCATTTCGACCATCGACGACCTCGGCCTGCTCGACGGCAGTGTGCTGGGCGAAGTGGTCCATCCCCGGACATTCAACACGATTCGCCGCATCCGGGCTGAAGACGGGGCAGTGCTTGACGAAGAAGAAGCCAGGGCCGAGCTAGCTGGGCCTGAGCTGCTGCTCAAGCAGTTGAAAGACCTGTTGAACCGCGGCGGCGCCGACGCACTGACGACGTTGCCCAACGGCATTCACTCCGGCCTGCGCCGGGAGAAGTGCCACGGCATGTTTTTCTACTTTCAGGCTCCCCGTGCCGGCGAAGGCAAGCGGCATTTTTGGCGGTACATCGACGCCCACACCCACGAGATCATGGAAAACCGCTATGAAATCGCCCAGTTGGTCTCCTGTCTGGCGGACGAGCCGCGTTACGTGGGCGACCAGGACGTGTTCGTTCTTCAAGACAAGGTGATCGGGCACATTCTGGCGGCCGACCGCGAAGCCGAGGCCAAGGCAGCGGCGCCGGTCGCCGTCGATCCAATCCAGCAAACCGTCAGCGAGGAAATCAAAGATGCCATCCGGCGCCGCACTGTGGACCGCGAGCAGGCTAAGACCTGCATCAACTTCCTTGGGCAGCCGATGGGCCGCGCCCTGCACGTCAAACTGAAGGCCGCCTACGACGGCTGGAAAGCATCGGGCGACGACGCGATGTTGGTTCAGGCCGTCGCCGCGCTGGCCGACCAGTTTGGCAAGCAGAAGCCAACCGACGCCGCAACGAAGCGGTTGCGCCGCGAAGACCTTAACCTGATTTGCTTCGAATACGTCTCCGCGTGA